In Procambarus clarkii isolate CNS0578487 unplaced genomic scaffold, FALCON_Pclarkii_2.0 HiC_scaffold_669, whole genome shotgun sequence, a single window of DNA contains:
- the LOC138361730 gene encoding uncharacterized protein, with protein MDLPSTSNGLQGKFLRRCTNCKQCVHVRSNVCKFCQCDFRNSRELMKKEEEARFLLKGKKALERNTASRVLRRIENQLTYLRGCGYESIVIYYKKGPARVTHGILPNNVRQEDLHH; from the exons atggatctacctagtacatcaaatg gtcttcagggaaaattcttgaggagatgcacaaactgcaaacaatgtgtgcatgtccgaagcaatgtttgcaagttctgccagtgtgacttccgaaacagtagagaattaatgaagaaagaagaggaagcccgttttctacttaaaggcaagaaggctttagaacgaaatacagcaagccgggttctacgaaggattgaaaatcag cTAACATATCTGCGTGGCTGTGGGTATGAATCAATCGTTATCTATTACAAGAAAGGACCAGCACGGGTGACACATGGTATCCTACCAAACAACGTAAGACAAGAAGATCTTCACCACTAA
- the LOC138361728 gene encoding uncharacterized protein yields MLHYLAYYKNKREILTKHTEELLCGIFPSYLSKDPKKYTIEEKHLSTKNKSGILALLKQGQKLCSDKLSDAKRLFGYQEEDVDVSEPYQELCDSEDDDDEDEDLLLN; encoded by the exons atgctgcattatctcgcatattacaagaataagagagagattttaaccaaacatactgaagagttgttatgtggaatttttccttcatatctaagcaag gatcctaagaagtacactattgaagagaagcacctatcaaccaaaaataagagtggaatcttggctcttttgaagcaagggcaaaagttgtgttctgacaagctgagtgatgcaaagcgtttatttggataccaggaagaggatgttgatgtttccgagccctaccaggagctttgtgacagtgaagatgatgatgatgaagatgaagatttactactaaactga